A genomic segment from Triticum dicoccoides isolate Atlit2015 ecotype Zavitan chromosome 1A, WEW_v2.0, whole genome shotgun sequence encodes:
- the LOC119325193 gene encoding xylanase inhibitor protein 1-like, which translates to MALARRRPATLPVFLSAFLYAAAFLAGPAAAMGKTGNVFVFWGRNKDEGSLRETCDTGRYTYTTVIVSFLDVFGHGRYHLDLSGHDVSAVGADIKQCQSNGMSIFLSIGGFGGQYSLPRRRSAADVADYLWNAYMLGTRAGVHRPFGDAYVDGINFFIDGAAGAWPENYDELARRLWDYNKGYRARTPVQLSATPRCGYSDRRVERALATGLFNRIFVRFYDDPHCAAHLEQEWDRWTAAQPHAQIYLGLPASERKVGYVHPKNLHAVISVVQKAANYGGVVIWERYEDKRTGYSTYAIQWA; encoded by the coding sequence ATGGCGCTAGCTCGCCGTCGGCCAGCCACCCTCCCAGTCTTTCTCAGCGCATTCCTCTACGCCGCAGCCTTCCTCGCTGGCCCGGCCGCGGCCATGGGAAAGACGGGCAACGTCTTCGTGTTCTGGGGCCGGAACAAGGACGAGGGCTCCCTCCGGGAGACCTGCGACACCGGAAGGTACACCTACACCACCGTCATCGTCTCCTTCCTCGACGTCTTCGGCCACGGCAGGTACCACCTCGACCTCTCCGGCCACGACGTCTCCGCCGTGGGCGCCGACATCAAGCAGTGTCAGTCCAACGGCATGTCCATATTCCTCTCCATCGGGGGCTTCGGCGGCCAGTACTCCCTGCCGAGGCGCAGGTCCGCGGCGGACGTGGCCGACTACCTCTGGAACGCCTACATGCTCGGCACGCGCGCGGGCGTCCACCGCCCGTTCGGCGACGCCTACGTCGACGGCATCAACTTCTTCATCGACGGTGCCGCCGGCGCGTGGCCCGAAAACTACGACGAGCTGGCCAGGCGGCTATGGGACTACAACAAGGGCTACCGTGCCAGGACGCCGGTGCAGCTGTCGGCGACGCCGCGGTGCGGGTACTCGGACAGGCGCGTGGAGCGGGCGCTCGCCACGGGGCTCTTCAACCGGATCTTCGTCAGGTTCTACGACGACCCCCACTGCGCCGCTCACTTGGAGCAGGAGTGGGACAGGTGGACGGCGGCGCAACCGCACGCGCAGATCTACCTCGGCCTGCCGGCTTCGGAGCGGAAGGTCGGCTACGTGCACCCCAAGAACCTCCACGCTGTTATCTCGGTGGTGCAGAAGGCGGCCAACTACGGCGGCGTCGTGATCTGGGAGCGCTATGAGGACAAGCGAACCGGCTACAGCACCTACGCCATCCAATGGGCTTGA